The window AAAAGATTCACATAGATATTCGTGCCAAATGAAATGATGTACGAGCTAGATGTGATTTACTTAATtcccatctactccctccgttcctaaatatttgtctttctagacatttcaaatgactaacacatacggatgtatgtagacatattttagagtgtagattcactcattttactccgtatgtagtcacttgttaaaatgcctagaaagacaagtatttagaaacggagggagtagatgaaagCTAGTCACCCAAAAGTAGTGTTGACCTTTCAATAATGTAGTTCAACTTTCAAAAAATAATTATGCTAACTCTCAATCGACAGTGAATACTATATTCGTTCGATATTACGTGGAGATCTTTGCAAAAAAATTCTTTtagctttttccttttttcttcttataTATTATGTCAtttgactgagacttggttaaatcCCAGTCGATTGAGACTTGGTTAAAtcccagtcgactgagacttaaccaCACCCTTCAAAAGTTAGTCCGATGTAGCTTTTCAAAGAAAATCCAGCATAAACCTACGTTTTTTTCCCACGGCGCCTGAAAGGGAGCCCATCGTTGGTGGTGGAGAAGAGAGAGCAGAGCAGAGGAGGAAGGGAGCACTCCATGTAGGTCGTTATGTTTTCATACATGTGCCCGCGGAGTAACCGTGTCACCCAAATTCCGCTTGGATGCTACTGCCAAATTCCGCCGAGTAATACATAATCAACCAACCCAAATCTCCGTCCCTAATTAATtaacacaagagaagagaagagaagatatGGCTGCTAGGTGCGTGCACGCTACATGTCGGCCTTGTTGGCGGCGCCGGGCCTGGCCGGCCGGTGGCCCACGCGGCGGCGCCTGAGCGATAGCCGGTGGCCGCTGTCCTTGAACCTCGTCCGCTCCGACTCGACGAGGTCGCACTCCGGGAAGGGCACAGGGTAGCGCCTGGTGTCGTAGCAGTAGGAATAGACCATGTTGCGCTCCCTGAACTGCCGCATGGCCTGCTGCTTGGCGAGCGTCATGACGGCGGGGTCGGACGCCGCCAGCGCGTCGGCGCAGCCTTCTTCCGTGGGGGAGGAGGCGCCGTCGCCGGTGCGGCAGCCGGCGAGGGCGAGGTCGGTGAAGGAGGCGACGAAGGGCCCGTACTGGTAGTTGACGCGGTAGCGGCCGCCAGAGGTGGCCCAGTTAGAGGCGTCCCAGACGGTGGCGTAGAGCGCCATGGGCTTGGCCGGGAAGTCGCGGCCGGCGCGGGCGCGGCGCAGGTCGCGCACGGGCACGTCGTCGACGTAGAAGACGACGGCGTCGCGCGCCCAGAGGATGGAGTAGCGGTGGAACTCGGTGGTGGGGTCGAAGGGCAGCACGTAGCGCTCCTCCCGGCCCCGGCTGACGCTGCCGTTGCCGTACATGTTGGTCTGCATCCGCCACGGCTTGCCCCGGATGTTGCCCAGGAACTCGAAGTCCAGCTCGTCGTGCGTCTTGGGGAACACGTCGCCGTTGGACGTGTAGAAGGCCACCACCACCCCCGCCGTGTAGTCGGACGGCAGCTTGATGGACGCGCTGAAGAAGCCGTGCTCGTACATGGCCGACGAGATGAACCCCGACCCTACCGATTTTAATTACCATTAACTGACGTAGTAGTACGTTGCATGAAAAGAAAAACAGACAAACGCCCCAGAAATTAACGGAGGAAATCAAGCCGCCATGCGCGCGCATGCCACGAACGTACGGCCGGCCGGTCAGCCGGGGAGGATGGAGGATGGATGGACGACCGCACTCGTACGTACCGGTGGAGCGGTCGAGTAGGAGGCTGACGGTGCGGTCGTCGGCGGAGCGGAGGATGTTGTCGAAGCCGAAGAGCGGCGTGTAGCCCTCCCCGAAGGCCACCGTCGCGGTCACGTCCACCGTCGgccgcaccgccaccgccaccgcggcCACCGTCGCCAGGGCCAGCAGCGCCGACGCCAATCGCGACATGCCGCCGGCCGTGagagcgatcgatcgatcgatccccTCTCCGCTCCTCTCCTCTGCTTGCAAGGGACTCTACTAAAGCTATTTCCTGGTATATCCTCAGGTTTGGTGCTTGCCTAATTATTCACTCAGGCTGTTTTCGGGTCGGTTTATTCTTGGGTGGGTGACAAATTAAGGCGGAGGTGGAGAAACGGTGCAGGGAGGCCGGGAGACGGCCCCGTGACCGCCGGAGAAATAGGAGGAGTTAGCTTAGGCTTAGTGTCTGCTTACTTTTATCCATTCATGGCGCGCATGCAGACGCGCAGATGGAAATTATTTCGGAAACGGAAGCGTACAAGGAAACTATCTCGCCAGCTGGCCAGAGACGGATTCAGGGAAGGGGAAAAATGAGAATGCTATTGTGCTGACGTTCCTGGGAAGGCATGGCAAAATGGACGTTTCTCATTCACATTGTCTTTTTTTCTTGAcaacgctaacgcccacacgtgtggcgggAGTCAAATCTGCCCACACGCCCTATAACATACAGACTACGCcatgtcaccgcatgcatgcatgtggaaatctttttggatttttagtttttaaaatgttttatctcttaaatgaaaaatccgattgaagatccgttttcaccattaaatccctcgtgacgagatcttcaaaactagatctataTCAATATATTTTGACGAATTTTTTTTGGTTAAAAGTtaccatgtctattgcacatgaattgccatgatgtttacactacagttgccatgttatatttcagctattttcttctatattactgacgaaagataatgaatcaccggaaagaattagaagaacaaataagctagaggggatttagatgcaaaataaCAAAGAGGTCATGAGCTGATAAAGGATACTTGACAGATGCGCCGGGATAATTGGGTAACGATAGCTAGAATGATGGCCCCCGGTTAaacgaaacagaaatcaactcctaaAATACTCCGGATGGTCGAGAAAAAAGGAATtcctgacaaacggaataattcgagagggtaacaagaagctagaaccacgaatcttcgggagaacgggcaagattgagaggaaaagctcttcttcggtcttcaaatgacgacgagaaacaccaccaaaattgttaaggcactccgggggaacgaaaagcgaagaggttgaggcaacaatgaaaatgatttgaaattgatcttggaaaagatctgactgatgaaatccattcttacgtcacacttgaaaagaattgagaataactccggggaaattagaagagtcaggtaagatcctgggaaaagacctgtgtgttagggcccactaaaagaaaacaccgttggaaaggattgttgaagaggtagatggtgcaccagaacaattgaaatatttgaatgaggtgacaactttAAAATAATTGAATGCAAacagaatcttctgagatgtcttcagcactccggaaggataaactggcgagaggcgaacgagcaaggaaaaacacttgagccgaggaaaaagaatatgatcaacccgaaaaacttgaattgagtgcaccggaaaagaAAACAAGATGAACAATGACGAACTAGGCGAGAATTCACTGATTGAAATaactgagggaagactgaagatgctcaacacgaatgaaattgatggtcgaaagagaactcagactctgggaagaagagggtgggagggcgggaaaacaaaggcaacttcgaAGGGAGAactgacgaataacttgaagagaaatcatcagttgaaatcattgaggaaagaaagcaaagacttcgcacgagtaggatggatactcgattacggactccggctccaagaagaaaaaagggtgggcgggtgggaaaagaaaaacaactgaggattgaacgcaaagatgaagaggctcgagtcaacttaacgagaaatgcaccggacaaaagaggatggacaactcacgaaactaaccacgtgatcctaaagaaaaatttgaacgggaagaggagtaattcaaaacacctacgtcaagattccttaccagagcgacgaaggggctgaggagtaaaaagaattcctactctccgatataactagactccaaaatagtttttcttctagactccacaacggccaaactacacgatcaatcaagggggctcctagggtcggtcgaggctctgatactaacttgtcacgcccaagatgcgaccctatcctaaaggaactcgatggtcccaccaaggatagaagcgcatcttgaagacgcttttgcaaggtggatatcattatatcaacattacataatagaaggggatacatacaaaaggcatacaatgccacagaatacaacatcatcttacataagagcaccatccgactacggacgaatcacaaacagaaactcaaacgacatccaccctgctagcccaggctgccgacctggagcctaacccctgatcgaagaagaagcagaagaagaactccaaaacaagcaaacatcgctctcgcgtcatgatcatcgcataacctgtacctgcaactgttgttgtagtaatctgtgagccacgaggactcagcaatcccattaccatgggtatcaagactagcaaagcttaatgggtaatgaaggggtaaagtggtgaggttgcaacagcgactaagcatatatggtggctaacatacacaaaagagagcgagaagagagcaagcggaacggtcatcaactagcaatgatcaagaagtgatcctgaactcctacttacgtcaaacataaccgaaagaccgtgttcacttcctggactccgccgaaaagagaccatcacggctacacacacggttgatgtgttttagttcggatctagtgtcaagttatctacaatcggacattaacaaattcccatctgccacataaccgcgggcacggctttcgaaagattataccctgcaggggtgtcccaacttagcccatgataagctctcgcaatcaacgaaggatataccttctcctaggaagacccgatcagtctcggaattccggtttacaagacatttcgacaatggtaaaacaagaccagcaaagccgcccgatgcgccgacaatcccgataggagctgcacatatctcgttctcagggcaacaccgaataagcgaagcgtacaggtaccgacgtaacccaagttgccaagggatggtcctgaacggtgctctagtttggaccaacacttagacaagcattggcccgggggggcttgtaacgccccggatccgatgcgccaggtgtccgccagttattcgccgtcattgccatgtcatttgcttgcgtgttgcattttatcatgtcatcatgtgcatctcattttgcatacgtgttcgtctcatgcatccgagccttttccccgttgtccgttttgcaatccggcgctcctatgccctccggcgttcccctttttgtctcctgttgtgagtgggtgttaaacgttctcggaatggaccgaggcttgccaagtgcccttggtatagcaccggtagacagcctgtcaagtttcgttccatttggagttcgtttggtactccaacggttaaccgggtaaccgtaaaaacctctctctctttgcagcccaacaccccttccaaagtggcccaaaacccatctaactcccctccatgctctcggtcgttcgatcacgatcgtgtgggcgaaaaccgctcctcatttggactctcctagctccctctacctataaaactagcccctcccccgaaattcgcggtcaaattcccccgaaaccctaatttttcccctccgcgccgcgccggacgcgtccgcccgcgccggacacgtccgccgcccccCTCAGCCTATCACCGCCTGCCACGTGTCCTCCTCCGCCGTCCCCGCGCCNNNNNNNNNNNNNNNNNNNNNNNNNNNNNNNNNNNNNNNNNNNNNNNNNNNNNNNNNNNNNNNNNNNNNNNNNNNNNNNNNNNNNNNNNNNNNNNNNNNNNNNNNNNNNNNNNNNNNNNNNNNNNNNNNNNNNNNNNNNNNNNNNNNNNNNNNNNNNNNNNNNNNNNNNNNNNNNNNNNNNNNNNNNNNNNNNNNNNNNNNNNNNNNNNNNNNNNNNNNNNNNNNNNNNNNNNNNNNNNNNNNNNNNNNNNNNNNNNNNNNNNNNNNNNNNNNNNNNNNNNNNNNNNNNNNNNNNNNNNNNNNNNNNNNNNNNNNNNNNNNNNNNNNNNNNNNNNNNNNNNNNNNNNNNNNNNNNNNNNNNNNNNNNNNNNNNNNNNNNNNNNNNNNNNNNNNNNNNNNNNNNNNNNNNNNNNNNNNNNNNNNNNNNNNNNNNNNNNNNNNNNNNNNNNNNNNNNNNNNNNNNNNNNNNNNNNNNNNNNNNNNNNNNNNNNNNNNNNNNNNNNNNNNNNNNNNNNNNNNNNNNNNNNNNNNNNNNNNNNNNNNNNNNNNNNNNNNNNNNNNNNNNNNNNNNNNNNNNNNNNNNNNNNNNNNNNNNNNNNNNNNNNNGCCGGCCGCCCCTCGCCTCGCAGgcgcgccgagcgccgccgccccgcccggatCTGGCCGGGACCGTCCCGGCCGCGCCCTTCCCCGCGTCCCTtcggcctcctccttctcctcccgcAGCTCCGGCGGAGCTCCGCCGATCCTCGGGATCCGCGCCCCGGATCCAGATCCAGCCCGAAGGTTGACCCCGATTTTCTCCTAAGTCCCCTGATTtttacataatcatgccatgtttgacctgtcgtatctctgcatccgtagcttcgttttgtgcatgtaatatgtcaaattgtttgtctcaacgagtacatcatttcattccattgcgtcattttcatttgagctcatcttgatacccgaaatgctgttggaagagtgctatgtgatgttaatctgctgaaactgttataacatgctcatttgtcatttttgccatgattgatgtgtgcatcctatgaggttgatgtctacatgtgttttgatctatgccatgccatctttccagaggtgctatccatgtatttttgtgatttgtgtgctgagtgcattgagcttgttaagtagggttcatgatgttgctgttttgctaggctgaatctgttatttcgtgatgctatataaacatgttgctactaatcattctatgcatgatctggagatgatcactaaatatgttttgttctacatgccatgctatatccatccatgcccttgattGCAATTAtaggttgttgtagcttgttcatatcttgctccaaagttactaaataatgttgctgtcatcctgttaactttaagttcacttgttcccatgtgttttgctagtgttccatgcaccctatgactttgctcttgccatgcttaacttcacaaatatgccttcttactgttggttgccttgccatgccatgttttgctctgtggtgagtgtttcAAGcttatctacatgccttcataattctgtttctgccatgtatgaatctgtaatataacttgccatgtttacatgggcgccatcatatcttctgatcctttttgactcttggtcagtaagggacttttgttctatgcaattagtagattcatgccatgcctttgtttgccatgataagttcctgtaacatgttgtttgatagctctaaacattgcaacctgatgttatttctgcgaaagcctgaaactgttattatttgcaatcttaccatgtctttttgagcatgttctattgatttctggagatagctcagtgttcatgttttgttatgctttacctgtacatcatgcccatgccttttgttattatgttgagatgttgtagcttgttgttttgatgcttgcaatatgcctacttgctgttttggacagattgttgttatgacttgtatagagtgtgtgtgttgaaccgttgctccgttttgagtgtgctctatatgaaacttgcttgtattTGCATGTAGCTtcgtattatcatgttgcatccttgctttgaggtgtttgcttga is drawn from Triticum dicoccoides isolate Atlit2015 ecotype Zavitan chromosome 6B, WEW_v2.0, whole genome shotgun sequence and contains these coding sequences:
- the LOC119324484 gene encoding probable xyloglucan endotransglucosylase/hydrolase protein 30, with the translated sequence MSRLASALLALATVAAVAVAVRPTVDVTATVAFGEGYTPLFGFDNILRSADDRTVSLLLDRSTGSGFISSAMYEHGFFSASIKLPSDYTAGVVVAFYTSNGDVFPKTHDELDFEFLGNIRGKPWRMQTNMYGNGSVSRGREERYVLPFDPTTEFHRYSILWARDAVVFYVDDVPVRDLRRARAGRDFPAKPMALYATVWDASNWATSGGRYRVNYQYGPFVASFTDLALAGCRTGDGASSPTEEGCADALAASDPAVMTLAKQQAMRQFRERNMVYSYCYDTRRYPVPFPECDLVESERTRFKDSGHRLSLRRRRVGHRPARPGAANKADM